DNA from bacterium:
GATTGCTAAAATCAGTCCATACGGCAGTTACTTTACCTGAATCCGCGTATGCAATTGAGGGGAAATGAGAATCATGTCCTGTAACTGATATTACATTAGTAGTATTCCAATTGTCTTTCCCGTTTCTTATCGCGCTATGTATTCTCATATACCCGCCGTATTCCTGCCATTCCTGCCATATTATGTGTACAGTCCCGTTGCTTACGGCTATTGACTGGTCATTCAACAATTGAGTTTCGTCTTTATCTTTGTAAAACTGGTCTTCCAAATCCGGTTCGGTATCTGGCGAATTTGATGGGAAATTATAATAACATATTTTTCTTGCCGGATTACCCCAATTCAAATAATGCGCAACCCAAGCGATATGCGCAGTGTTTCCCTCTGTGGCAATAGAAGGTGCTGAAGTCCCGAATATGCTATAGTATTGAAGAACTGGATTATGCCACGTATTTCCATCATCACTATAGGTATACCAGATACGCCAGCGCCAGCTGTTGCTCCTGAACACAACACATCTTCTTCCTGAAGCATCTATTGCAATGCTTGGATTATATGCATAATATGTCATTTTCCCGCTGATGCACTTTTTTGTGGACCAGGAAGTTCCACCATTGCTTGATTCTTCATAGTATATTTTGTTGTCGGATTCATAGACTCTGCATATTGTTCCATCCGACATAACTGCCATTTTATTGCCGTTATTGTACGCAATCGCTTCAGAGTGGTTACTCTTACTGTTGATATTATTGAAGTTGTTAATGCAATCACGGACGCTGTCAAACGCCGGTTTATACGAAAGTGCAACCGGCGGGTCGGGTTCAAGCACTCTTTCAAAACCCACAACAGAATCGGCTAATAGATTTACGCTTGGGTTTGATAAAGTATGCAAATGAATATCGTCCCATTTAACTTCCCCTTTCCCATAATTTAAACAAAGTCCAACACGAAAACTATCACTGCCGGAAGGAGTGGTAAATCGAAGACTATCTCGGAACCAATCAATATGAGTTAGTGTAATTGGTGGCATCGCAAACCACTGCTCGCCATAGTTTCCTTTAACCCATATTCCCATAATTGCTCCTTTGGGATTAGAGGAAGTACCCGTTGCAATATTACTGTTTTTAAGCCATACCGATACTTCATATGTGTCCGGCTGGCAGGTAACCCAGTTAGACCGCATTATCATTTCTTTATCATTAAATTCTTGCATATTCATATCACAACTGTAACTTCCTGAATGATAGTCAGTGGACATTTTTATTGTCCCGTTATTCCATTTTACGTTTTGCCAGCCTAAGAAAGTATTGTCTTTCGGGTATCTCAGAAGCCCATGGTCCCAGTTATTCTCCCACGGCACATCCCACATTTCATATAAGAATGTCTTGTTAAACCATTCCCTTTGCAACATTCCCTTGAAAACACCAACAAAATAACTTGCCTGTTGCTGTTCGGTATATTGTCCTTGTGGAGTTGTGCTTAAACCCGTTTCCGTTACCCAGAACGGGTGGTCACCTACTCCTTTATTTACCATATAACGTCTTACGCTATCAATATCATTACAAAAAATAGCAGCATCAAGCGTGGAACAATTTTTAACCGTATAGATATGATATGAAAAAACATCTATATAGTCAAACCCGCCTAAAGTATCTAATCTTTCTATCCATTCGTTTCCCCAATGAGGTGTTCCTGTATTGTCATGATAATTAAACCAGTAAGTTTCCGGTCCGCTGACGAAACAGCTTGAGTCAACGTTTTTTAGTGCCTCATAGCCCGGCTTCAGGATTTTATTGAAATAATCGTCTGCCGTTCCGGCAAAAAACTCGTGATAATTGGGCTCATTCCACATCCCGTAATGTTTGATAGGATAGGGAAAGCCATTATCATCGTAATTCACATCATATCTTTCAACTAATGCCGCTATAAATTCTCCCCAATATGTTGCATCATCCGGGGGATAATTGCTTGAATCTCTCCACATTTTTTCAGTTATACTGTCAGGTCTAGGATTAGAATTTGCTCTTGCCCATACTGGAGTGTAGTGTATATCCGCAAGGATATGCAATCCTCTTGACTCTGCCGCATAAACCCTTCCGTCTATTTCAGTCCAGTTATAGCAGTTTCTCGTAGTTTCAATGTCGCTCCACGTGAACAGCATTCTTACCCACGTCATATTGCAGGCGACAACGGAATCAAGCGGCGCATAAATGTTGTCACCGCTTGTCGCATTCCCATTAACCCCAAATGGAGTATCATATAATATCTCTGTTGCCGGACACTTATTGACTGAAAACGCAACAAGCGCCATAATCCATAAATACAAAGCAATCCTTTTCATTTCAGCCCTCCCATTTTTATTATTTTTGTTAATTTACTATCGTTTACTTTTACGAAATATACACCTGATTTTAATTTTTTGCCTATGGAACATCCCACCTTGGCGGTGATGATATTATCTTTAGTTTCTTCCACTAACTTGCCTGCAATATCATAAATCTGTATTTTACTTTTTACTGATCCGCCTGAGGCGGAATAACTAATCACTGTTGACTGAATGAAAGGATTCGGCTCTGCTTTCAATTCCCAAATCCGAAATCCAAAATCCAAATTTGGTGATTTTTCTTCTATCCCATATGCCTTTCCAGATAGACACCATACTTCCCCACCGTCACTTCCTCCATAAGTTACCGCAACCACATCATCAAACCCGTCTCCATTAACATCTTTTATACCTGTAAGCCCCATAATATCCCCATAATCTGAAGTGTCTTTTCCTGAATATGACCAAATCGGAGTTCCGCTATCGCCTTTTAAACAATAGACATATCCATTCCAACATCCGGCTACTACTTCCTGAACTGAATCACCATTGATATCAGGTATTACATCTAAATGACTAACAAGATGAGATGCCCGAAATGTCCATAAAACATTTGCTGAAGTGTCGATTCCCCCTTTTATACAAAGAAGAGAATCACTATCAAAAGATGTAAAAATAGAAGCCAATATATCTGGAATACTATCCCCACTAACATCATTTATAGAGACAATAACACCTGTATTTATAGGATAGTTCCATACGATATTTCCTTTACTCCCTTCAAAAAGATATAATCCCGCTCCGCTATTTCCTCCAAGAATTTCTGGAATTCCGTTGCCAGATATATCACTTATTGAAGCAACAAGCACAATATCTCCCGTCTCAGGAGGCTTATGAGACCATATTATACTATCTCCTTTTCCGCTTACGCAATAAATCTTATTTTCTGGACTTGTCTGTTTTTTCGTAGCACTTGATTTTACACTAAACTCAATAGATAGGTAACGGTTAGAGGATAAACTATTTTTTGGTCCATTATTAACGCACACTATAATATCTCTGATGCCATCCCCATCAAGGTCTTCTGAAGTAGTAAGTGAACGATAACTATTCGTATATCCATTCAATGGGAACTCCCATAATATAGTGGCAGTATCTTTACTTGCTCCGTCAATACAATAGAGATTAAATGTTTGTTTTACTTCTATTGCTATATCACATATTCCGTCTCCATTTACATCTCCCATAGGTTCTACAAAGGTATAGAATCCTGCCGTAGAATCAGTAAATCGCCATATAACACTTCCATCTGCACCACTAAGACAAAATGCAGGATAGGGACCTCCACTACATAAAACTACATCTGGAATACCATCCCCATTCACATCAGGAATGGAATCTACATCTACGACCATATTGGGAGCCTTGAATTTCCATATACTAACAGCACTATCCTGACTTGCTCCTTCAAAACAATACAGCGTATCATTGGCATTCCCTGCAAGCACGTCGTTAATCCCATTTCCATTTACATCTCTAATTGAAGATACGCACAACATTCTATCGCTTCCCTGAAACGACCACAATAGCGTGCCTTTATCTTCTGCATAAGAAGTTGAAATTAAGACCCCGCATAAAAACAAACTAAATAGTGTTTTCATTTGTCTCCTCTGGCGCAATGCACCATATTCACCTCAATTTAACCAATTTCTGTAAACTATTTTCATTTGTATTTGATTTGATAAAATATATCCCGGCAGGCAATGTTTTATTGTTATTGTCCTTCCCGTCCCATTTTATTTCGTTATTCGTCAATTGTGAACTGTTAGCCGGGAATTGACGGACTAAGCGTCCGGAAACATCATGAATCGTTATTTTCGCTTTCTTATCGCCAGCAGGCAGGAGATAACGGATAGTAGTTGAATTTACAAATGGATTAGGCAAAGCCGTTATTTTTGATCCCGCCTTGGCGGGATTTGGTTTTTCCTCTATCCTGTATGCTTTTCCCGAAATACACCACACTTCCCCGTGATGGCTTCCGCCTCCGTAAGTTACACCAACTACTTCATCAAACCCATCGCCGTTCACATCTTTAAGCGTTGTCATACCCATAATATCTCCGAATGACGTAGTATCTGTGCCTGAATATGACCAAATCGGAGTTCCGGTTTTCCCGGATATGCAAAAGATATGTCCATTCCACGTCCCTACTGCTATGTCACGAATCAAATCCCCATCTATGTCTGATGTTTGTTCAAGATGATTTACGATATAGCCGGCGGGAAAAGACCAGAGCAAATGACCTAAGCTATCACTGTCGCCTTCTATGCAAGCAACTAAATAACCGCCACTACCGCTACCGCACCCTAAAATTGCTTCACGCTTTCCATCTCCATTTATGTCATCAATAGAAATGATTTTTAACATATTTGCTCCGGCGCTATATTCCCATATAACTTTACCGGTATTTCCTTCAAGACAATAAGCTTTATAAGGAGTAAGTTGAGTTCCCAACAAAACATCTTGTGTCCCGTTGTTGTTTACATCTTCTATTGTGCTAACACACTCCGCTGCCATTTCGGGATTATCATATATCCACAAAGTATCTCCTGTTTTCCCGCTTATACAATAGACGCAACTTACAGGGTGTCCGCTGCTTTCACTTGCTCCTATTACAGCCTCTGCAACACTGTCCCCGTTAACGTCTTTTAGTGAAGTAACGCTATAAGAACTTCTTGCATACCCGCTTAACGGAAAACTCCACAACACAGTTGCTGAATCTTTGCTTGCCCCGTCAATACAAAAAGCTTTATAAAGTTCACGAGGCACCACTACCACATCACATATGCCATCCCCATTTACGTCTCCCATCGGCTGAAGCCATGTATAAGTAGATGATTTTTCTTTCGGAAATAGGTTCTTTACAGAATTAGCATAAAACATCCATATAGTATCCCCGCTCTGCCCATCAAGACAAAAGACCTCATGCCCAAAACTGGATACCACCACATCACATATCCCGTCCCCGTTCACATCGGAAATTGTATCTGTATCCGTTATTAAATCATCAAACCTTCCAAAAGTAAACGTCCATAATATTATTGCGCTATCCTGACTCTTCCCTTCAAAGCAGAATAGCGTATCATTCCAAGTCCCCACAAGCACATCATTAAATCCATTTCCATTTACATCTCGGATTGAAGATACGCAAGTCATTGATTCAGTCCCATGAAACGACCATAGAAGCGTGCCTTTGTCTTCTGCTCTACATTGCGATACTTGTTGACTGATACAAATACATATCAAAAAGATAACTTTTTTTCCGCCTGAGGCGGATTTCACTATGCTCAACATTTTAACTCTCCTTATTTTTAATACAGAAAATCAAAATAAATAAATTTATAATTCATAAACGTTATTCCTTACTATAATTCATTGTTTGTTTTGTCAAATGTTTTTTAGTTACTAAGGGACAGGTATAAAATCTTAAATTCAAGGATATAAAATTCTATGCCAACTTTGATAAACTACCAAATAGGGGAGACTAAACTCTCGTAATCTCTTTCTCTACCTCAAATTCAACAGAGGGTGAATTGCGTCTCCAACACCAAGACATTATAGTCACTCAACTCACAATTAGATTACGTTTCTTGTTAGGGGGAACAGATAAATAACAGATGGTTTTATACTCTATATTATTGGTTCTGTATCTCCAGCTGAGAAACGCCGCCATTTATACTAATAAAAAATCAACCATTAGATTAAATTATTTTTTTCTTCTTGTCAACGGTTAACTTTTTTCTTGTATATGAAACCTTCAAAACATACTCATACCAATATAAAAATAAGTATATAAAATAGCAGGTATAAAATTTGATTCTCTTATTAACTGGCTTTCTGTCACACAGATTTCCAAAACCCATGCACGTTACAATACGCTCTTGCCCATACAGTGCCAGAATTGACTTCGAATTCAACTTCAGGTTTATCACCGGGTTTTAAAAACTTTAGAAGGGTACCTTCTCCGGTAATTAACTCTACCCATTCTATATAATGCTTCTCTTCCATAGGATGAGGAATAGAACCAACTTTAACCCTTACTGTATTCCCTGATTTTTCTACTACGGGAATATGTTTTTCTTTTCCCACGTCTTCGGTCTTTTCTTTTAATAACTCCATTGGTTTCCCACAACAAACAAGAATCCCGCCGCCAACATGCAAGACTTCTACAATATTCCCACAAATACTGCATTTATATGTCTGAAGTCTTTCTATCATTTTGCCCCCTTGCCATCACTATCTGCAAAGTCTTTTACGGATTTCGCTTTATAATCTTTAATCGCTTCATGAAGAGCATCTGCTGCTAAATTAGAACAATGCATTTTTTGAGGAGGTAACCCCTCAAGCTCATTTGCCACATCATTACGGGTTATCTTCATTGCCTCATCAATATGCTTTCCCTTAGCCATTTCCGTTACCATACTGCTGGTAGCTATCGCGGAACCACACCCAAAAGTCCTGAACTTTATATCCGTTATAATATCCTTTTCTACTTTAATATATATTTCCATTAAATCCCCGCAAACCGGGTTTCCAACTTTCCCATACCCATCAGCATTTTCTATAACCCCAACATTCCTTGGGTTCTGAAAATGCTCCATAACCTTATCGGTATAGCCTATTTGTGCCATACAAATCCCCCCCTTTCTATAATGGTGATAGTTTTCTCAATCTTTCCACGGTTTCTTTTACTGCTTTTACCACAACAGGTATTTCCTCCGGATTATTTGTGCGACCAAGCGTAAGTACCATTGAACCATGAGCTTCTTCGTGTTTTAAACCTATTGCCAATAAAGTATGTGACGGCTCCAATGTTTTTGAAGAACAGGCTGACCCTGTTGCTATTTGAATACCGTACATATCCATATTTAATAAAATACTTTCGCCTTCTATGCGATTAAACCTAAAACTTGCCTGATAGGGTAATCTTTGTGTAGGATGTCCCGTAAGATAAGAATTTTCTATTTTCAATATTCCGTCAATAAGCTCGTCCCTCATTTTTATAAGCCTCTTCGCTTCTTCATCCATTTCTTTTTTTGCTATTCTTGAAGCTTCTCCCATCCCGGCAATTGCAAATAAGTTTTCGGTTCCGGAACGTATTCCCTTCTCCTGTCCCCCCCCTAAAATTATTGGTTGAATCTTTACTCCCGGTTTTATATACAACGCGCCTATTCCTTGTGGACCATACATATCATTAGACGACAATGTCAATAAATCTATCCCGTCTTTTTGCACATCTATTAGTATATGTCCCGCCGCCGCCGTTGCATCACTGTGAAAATACCCACCTTTTTTATGAACCATTTCACTTATCTCTTTCACAGGCTCTATGGTTCCTATTTCACTGTTTGCATACATTACGGAAGTTATTACAACATCGCTGCTCAGAATATTGTTTAACTTCTCAATATCCACGACGCCATAAGAATCTACAGGTACGATACTAAACTCAATTCCGATTTTCAGCAGTTCTTTCATAGAGTTAAGAACCGAAATGTGCTCTATATCACTGGAAACAACTCTTCTTTTCTTTTCTTTGTTCCTAAGCGCCACTCCTTTAATGGCTAAATTATTGGTTTCTGTCGCTCCACTTGTAAATATAATACAATTTTCATTTTCCGCATTAATAAGTTCTGCAACTTTTACTCTTGCCTCTTCTATAACTCTTTTAGCTTCTAATCCCGCCGAATGAAGAGACGACGGATTGCCAAAAGTATCTTTAAGGTATTCCCCTATAAATTCAGATACTCTGGGGTCAACAGGTCTTGCAGAAGCATTATCCAAATATATGTTTTTCATTTTATTAAAAACTAATAACCCTATCTGCTTCAAGGGCTAAATCATTAAGCGTTGCTGCTCCGGAAATCTTTACTTCGGGAATAAAATCCCCTCTTGCCATTCCAAAAAGTTGCGTACTCTGCTCACACACGAACAATTTAACTCCGGCAGCTATTGCCTGGTCCATAAACTTTTTAACCGGAGGCATATTTCCTATTTTAACTTTCTCTGCCTCGCCTTTTTTAACAACCGTTACTCCTT
Protein-coding regions in this window:
- a CDS encoding T9SS type A sorting domain-containing protein, with translation MKTLFSLFLCGVLISTSYAEDKGTLLWSFQGSDRMLCVSSIRDVNGNGINDVLAGNANDTLYCFEGASQDSAVSIWKFKAPNMVVDVDSIPDVNGDGIPDVVLCSGGPYPAFCLSGADGSVIWRFTDSTAGFYTFVEPMGDVNGDGICDIAIEVKQTFNLYCIDGASKDTATILWEFPLNGYTNSYRSLTTSEDLDGDGIRDIIVCVNNGPKNSLSSNRYLSIEFSVKSSATKKQTSPENKIYCVSGKGDSIIWSHKPPETGDIVLVASISDISGNGIPEILGGNSGAGLYLFEGSKGNIVWNYPINTGVIVSINDVSGDSIPDILASIFTSFDSDSLLCIKGGIDTSANVLWTFRASHLVSHLDVIPDINGDSVQEVVAGCWNGYVYCLKGDSGTPIWSYSGKDTSDYGDIMGLTGIKDVNGDGFDDVVAVTYGGSDGGEVWCLSGKAYGIEEKSPNLDFGFRIWELKAEPNPFIQSTVISYSASGGSVKSKIQIYDIAGKLVEETKDNIITAKVGCSIGKKLKSGVYFVKVNDSKLTKIIKMGGLK
- a CDS encoding PQQ-binding-like beta-propeller repeat protein produces the protein MLSIVKSASGGKKVIFLICICISQQVSQCRAEDKGTLLWSFHGTESMTCVSSIRDVNGNGFNDVLVGTWNDTLFCFEGKSQDSAIILWTFTFGRFDDLITDTDTISDVNGDGICDVVVSSFGHEVFCLDGQSGDTIWMFYANSVKNLFPKEKSSTYTWLQPMGDVNGDGICDVVVVPRELYKAFCIDGASKDSATVLWSFPLSGYARSSYSVTSLKDVNGDSVAEAVIGASESSGHPVSCVYCISGKTGDTLWIYDNPEMAAECVSTIEDVNNNGTQDVLLGTQLTPYKAYCLEGNTGKVIWEYSAGANMLKIISIDDINGDGKREAILGCGSGSGGYLVACIEGDSDSLGHLLWSFPAGYIVNHLEQTSDIDGDLIRDIAVGTWNGHIFCISGKTGTPIWSYSGTDTTSFGDIMGMTTLKDVNGDGFDEVVGVTYGGGSHHGEVWCISGKAYRIEEKPNPAKAGSKITALPNPFVNSTTIRYLLPAGDKKAKITIHDVSGRLVRQFPANSSQLTNNEIKWDGKDNNNKTLPAGIYFIKSNTNENSLQKLVKLR
- a CDS encoding desulfoferrodoxin; this encodes MIERLQTYKCSICGNIVEVLHVGGGILVCCGKPMELLKEKTEDVGKEKHIPVVEKSGNTVRVKVGSIPHPMEEKHYIEWVELITGEGTLLKFLKPGDKPEVEFEVNSGTVWARAYCNVHGFWKSV
- the nifU gene encoding Fe-S cluster assembly scaffold protein NifU, with the protein product MAQIGYTDKVMEHFQNPRNVGVIENADGYGKVGNPVCGDLMEIYIKVEKDIITDIKFRTFGCGSAIATSSMVTEMAKGKHIDEAMKITRNDVANELEGLPPQKMHCSNLAADALHEAIKDYKAKSVKDFADSDGKGAK
- a CDS encoding cysteine desulfurase family protein codes for the protein MKNIYLDNASARPVDPRVSEFIGEYLKDTFGNPSSLHSAGLEAKRVIEEARVKVAELINAENENCIIFTSGATETNNLAIKGVALRNKEKKRRVVSSDIEHISVLNSMKELLKIGIEFSIVPVDSYGVVDIEKLNNILSSDVVITSVMYANSEIGTIEPVKEISEMVHKKGGYFHSDATAAAGHILIDVQKDGIDLLTLSSNDMYGPQGIGALYIKPGVKIQPIILGGGQEKGIRSGTENLFAIAGMGEASRIAKKEMDEEAKRLIKMRDELIDGILKIENSYLTGHPTQRLPYQASFRFNRIEGESILLNMDMYGIQIATGSACSSKTLEPSHTLLAIGLKHEEAHGSMVLTLGRTNNPEEIPVVVKAVKETVERLRKLSPL
- a CDS encoding DsrE family protein; the protein is MSKILYVQSSGVDTPERLYAPFVLSIAAASMNVETSIFFLIKGVTVVKKGEAEKVKIGNMPPVKKFMDQAIAAGVKLFVCEQSTQLFGMARGDFIPEVKISGAATLNDLALEADRVISF